A single Chaetodon trifascialis isolate fChaTrf1 chromosome 18, fChaTrf1.hap1, whole genome shotgun sequence DNA region contains:
- the gars1 gene encoding glycine--tRNA ligase produces MLRRAASALLRTRTEISSSCPVSTVRLVRQSLRYPPQNRPFSTSVCLCKKKKKSSLWLQLAEGRTMDGNIEEILAPLRLAVKEQGDLVRQMKQDGAPDVDITKAVAELKARKRTLEAKELSLEPKDDIVDRTKMEDTLKRRFFYDQAFAIYGGVSGLYDFGPVGCALKNNILQAWRQHFIQEEQILEIDCTMLTPEPVLKTSGHVDKFADYMVKDVKNGECFRADHLLKAHLQKLMSDKKCAAEKKAEMEEVITQLDNYTQQELTDLFGKFNVKSPTTGNDLTPPISFNLMFQTSIGPGGNMPGYLRPETAQGIFLNFKRLLEFNQGKLPFAAAQIGNSFRNEISPRSGLIRVREFTMAEIEHFVDPNEKVHPKFSNVADLDIMLYSSKAQTSGQSAQIMRLGDAVEQGVINNSVLGYFIGRIYLYLTKVGVAKDKLRFRQHMDNEMAHYACDCWDAETKTSYGWIEIVGCADRSCYDLKCHARATKVPLVAEKPLKEPKVVNVVQFEPNKGAIGKAYKKDAKIAMEYLSVCDECFITEQEQLLSEAGEFTIETEGKSFKLTKDMVSVKRFQKTLHVEEVVPNVIEPSFGIGRIMYSIFEHTFHVREGDEQRTYFSFPATVAPYKCSVLPLSQNQEFVPFVKELSEAMTRNGVSHKVDDSSGSIGRRYARTDEIGVAFGITIDFDTVNKTPHTATLRDRDSMRQIRAEVSELPVIVRDLSNGTLSWAEVESKYPIFEGQETSKKDTVEE; encoded by the exons ATGCTTCGTCGCGCAGCATCAGCACTGCTGAGGACCCGCACTGAgatttcctcctcctgtccggTGTCCACGGTCCGGTTAGTTCGGCAGTCGCTCCGCTACCCGCCCCAAAACAGGCCGTTTTCAACGTCGGTCTGCTTgtgtaagaagaagaagaagagcagcctGTGGCTTCAGCTGGCGGAAGGACGAACCATGGACGGCAACATTGAAGAGATTCTCGCCCCTTTGAGGCTTGCAGTCAAAGAACAG GGGGACCTTGTGCGCCAGATGAAACAGGATGGAGCTCCTGATGTGGACATCACCAAAGCCGTGGCTGAACTGAAAGCAAGGAAGAGGACTCTGGAGGCCAAG GAACTGTCACTAGAACCCAAAGATGACATTGTTGACAGGACCAAGATGGAGGATACCCTCAAGAGGCGATTCTTTTATGACCAGGCCTTTGCCATCTATGGAG GTGTGAGCGGCCTGTACGACTTCGGCCCTGTGGGCTGTGCCCTGAAGAACAACATCCTGCAGGCATGGAGGCAGCACTTCATCCAGGAGGAGCAGATCCTGGAGATCGACTGCACCATGCTGACCCCTGAGCCTGTCCTCAA gACGTCAGGACATGTGGACAAGTTTGCTGACTATATGGTGAAAGACGTCAAGAATGGTGAATGCTTCAGGGCTGACCACCTCCTCAAGG cccatCTCCAGAAGCTGATGTCCGACAAGAAGtgcgcagcagagaagaaggcagagatggaggaagtcatCACTCAG TTGGACAACTACACCCAGCAGGAGCTGACTGATCTCTTTGGGAAATTCAACGTCAAGTCGCCCAccacaggaaatgacctcacACCTCCCATCTCCTTCAACCTTATGTTTCAGACGTCCATCGGACCCGGGGGGAATATGCCAGG CTATCTGAGGCCTGAAACAGCTCAGGGAATCTTCCTCAACTTCAAGCGTCTGTTGGAGTTTAACCAGGGAAAACtgccctttgctgctgctcagatcgGAAACTCCTTCAGGAACGAGATCTCTCCTCGCTCTGGACTCATCCGTGTCCG AGAGTTCACCATGGCTGAGATTGAGCACTTTGTTGATCCAAATGAGAAGGTCCACCCTAAATTTTCGAATGTAGCCGACCTGGACATCATGTTATACTCCTCCAAGGCTCAGACCAGCGGCCAGTCTGCTCAGATCATGAGGCTGGGGGACGCTGTGGAGCAG GGAGTGATCAATAACTCCGTCCTGGGATATTTCATCGGGAGGATCTACCTCTACCTTACTAAAGTGGGTGTCGCCAAAGACAAGCTGCGTTTCCGACAGCACATGGACAACGAGATGGCTCACTACGCCTGCGACTGCTGGGACGCTGAAACCAAAACCTCCTAT GGCTGGATCGAGATTGTGGGGTGTGCTGACCGGTCTTGCTACGATCTGAAATGCCACGCGCGAGCTACAAAGGTCCCTCTGGTTGCTGAAAAGCCTCTAAAAGAACCC AAAGTTGTAAATGTCGTCCAATTCGAGCCTAACAAAGGAGCCATTGGGAAGGCGTATAAGAAGGATGCTAAGATCGCCATGGagtatctgtctgtgtgtgacgaATGCTTCAtcacagagcaggagcagctgctcAGTGAGGCTGG AGAGTTCACCATCGAGACAGAAGGCAAGTCGTTCAAACTCACCAAGGACATGGTCAGTGTGAAGCGATTCCAGAAGACTCTGCACG TGGAGGAAGTTGTCCCCAATGTAATCGAGCCCTCATTTGGCATCGGCAGGATCATGTACAGCATCTTTGAGCACACATTCCACGTCAGAGAAGGTGACGAACAAAGAACA TACTTTAGCTTCCCCGCGACTGTCGCTCCATACAAATGTTCCGTCCTGCCTCTGAGTCAAAATCAGGAATTTGTGCCCTTCGTGAAGGAATTAT ccgAGGCGATGACCAGAAACGGCGTCTCTCATAAAGTGGATGATTCTTCAGGATCCATCGGCAGGCGCTACGCCAGGACGGACGAGATCGGAGTGGCGTTCGGCATCACCATCGACTTCGACACAGTGAACAAGACGCCTCACACGGCCACGCTGAGGGACCGCGACTCGATGAGGCAGATCAGGGCCGAG GTCAGCGAGCTGCCCGTGATCGTTCGGGACTTGTCCAACGGCACTTTGAGCTGGGCGGAGGTGGAGAGCAAGTACCCCATCTTTGAAGGACAGGAGACCAGCAAGAAGGACACTGTGGAAGAGTAA